One Verrucomicrobiia bacterium genomic window, ATCGTAAATCAAAAATCGTAAATCACAAATTTCCTATGAAGGTTAAGTTGAAAGTCTGGCGGCAGAAGAACCGGAACACGCCCGGTCAGTTCAAAACCTACGAGACGCCCGAGCTGAACGAAAACATGTCGTTCCTGGAGATGCTCGATGTGGTTAATGAGGAACTAGCCAACAAGGGCGAGGAGCCGATTGCGTTCGACCACGACTGCCGTGAAGGCATCTGCGGCACCTGCTCGCTGGTCATTGACGGCAAACCACACGGACCGCACAAGGGCGTGGCGACCTGTCAGACTTACATGCGCAGCTTCAGGGACGGCGACGTCATCTGCGTCGAGCCGTTCCGCGCGAAGGCGTTTCCGCTCATCATGGATCTCGTCGTGGACCGCAAGGCCTTTGACCGCATCCAGCACGCGGGCGGCTTCATCAGCGTCCGCACCGGCGCTGCGCCGGACGCGAACTCGATTCCCGTGCCGAAGGAAAATGCCGACCTTGCCATGGATGCGGCGCAATGCATCGGCTGCGGCGCTTGTGTGGCCGCGTGCAAGAACGCCAGCGCGATGCTGTTCGTCGCCGCGAAGGTTTCCCACCTTGGTTTGATGCCCCAAGGCCAGCCCGAGCGTTACAAGCGCGTCAAGGCGATGGTCGAGCAGATGGACAGGGAAGGCTTTGGCGCCTGCACGGTGACCGGCAGTTGCGAAGCCGTGTGCCCGAAGGAAATCAGCCTCGACTTCATCGCCCGCATGAACCGCGATTACGGCGTTGCCCTGCTCAAGGGCGATCCCAAGGCAATCGCTGGCGGTGGCGCTGGCTGATTTCATTTTCCAATCAACTTTCACGGCCCGTCACCGGCGACTGACTGGTGCCGGGCTTTCCGTTTTTACGGCTGAGGTCAGGCATCTCTACATCTGTAAAGATTCTGCTTGTCATCTTTACAGTTGTAGAGATAGGCTCCCTGCATTGACGCAAAAATGCCATGCCCCAAGCACCCGTTGAACTCACCGAGGCTGAATGGGCGGTGATCAAAGCCGTCTGGGAAACTGAACCCTGCACCGCTCCTGCCATTCAGGAAAGGCTTCACCCACAGACGGCCTGGACCTATTCCACCGTGCGCACGCTCATGGACCGCATGGTTGGCAAGGGGCTGCTGACGGCGGTCAAGGAACGGCACGTCACACTTTACCGTTCCGCTGTGACGCGCGCCCAGGCGCAAAGGGGAGAACTGCTCTACGCCCTGAAGCACGCGTTCAACGGTGCGCTGGCTCCGATGGTTCAGTGCCTGCTCGAAACCGGGGATGTTTCACGGGACGAACTCGACAAGCTCAAACAACTCATTGCCGAGCACGAAAAGACGCGCGGCAAAACCGGAAAGAAATCATGAATACCCTGTTGCAATGGCTGACTGCACCCGGCTGGGTGCTGGTGGTGAAGGCCTTGTTGCACTCGTTGTGGGAGGGCGCACTGGTGGCGCTGGTGCTGGCGATTGTGTTGCGGCGGGTGGGCAACCCGGCGGTTCGTTATCGGTTGGCGCTGGCGGGAATGGTTGTCGTTGTCGGGGCGACCTTGGTGACATGGGGGATATTAAACTCGCCTCGATCGTCCCAACTCGGCGCCGCCCCAGCAGGGGCTGCCGACGCGCCCGTTATCGGGAGCGCGGGGCCGGTTAAAACCATTGTGGTGGTTGCGGTGCAGACTTCGCCGCCACCCTCACTCCAATGGACCACGTGGCTGGCGCTGGCTTGGGTGGTGGGCGCGAGCGTGATGCTGGGCCGGGCGAGTGTAAAGGTGGCAGGTGCAGAACAGTTGCGTCGCGCCAGCCGACCGCTCCAGGACGAAGTTGTCGACGCCCTCATTCGCGAGGTTAAGGCCGCAGTGAACCTGACCCGGCGGGTCCGTGTGGCGGTGACCGACCGCCT contains:
- a CDS encoding succinate dehydrogenase/fumarate reductase iron-sulfur subunit, translating into MKVKLKVWRQKNRNTPGQFKTYETPELNENMSFLEMLDVVNEELANKGEEPIAFDHDCREGICGTCSLVIDGKPHGPHKGVATCQTYMRSFRDGDVICVEPFRAKAFPLIMDLVVDRKAFDRIQHAGGFISVRTGAAPDANSIPVPKENADLAMDAAQCIGCGACVAACKNASAMLFVAAKVSHLGLMPQGQPERYKRVKAMVEQMDREGFGACTVTGSCEAVCPKEISLDFIARMNRDYGVALLKGDPKAIAGGGAG
- a CDS encoding BlaI/MecI/CopY family transcriptional regulator codes for the protein MPQAPVELTEAEWAVIKAVWETEPCTAPAIQERLHPQTAWTYSTVRTLMDRMVGKGLLTAVKERHVTLYRSAVTRAQAQRGELLYALKHAFNGALAPMVQCLLETGDVSRDELDKLKQLIAEHEKTRGKTGKKS